One Sulfurimonas sp. HSL-3221 genomic window, CTGTTTGCCCTGGTTCAGGATGTAGCCGAAAGAGTGGCAGGTCAGACAGTTGGCCTGGACGAGGTCGAAGTGTTTGCCCATCTTAATCTCAAACGGGACATAAGGGACTTCGACGTCCTCGTTCAGGACGGCGTGGAGATTAAGGGCGCCGAGGCTCAGCAGGGCGGCAAAGATTGTTTTTTTCATAAAGGCTCTCCTTAGACTACTTCGACGGTAACGACGTCGATTCCGTTAAATTTGTAACCGCCGTGGTTCCACTTGATATCTTTGGCAAAGGGCTGCTCTTCGCCGGCGCGGTTGATCGCCTTGGCCATGATGGTCTGCTTGCCGTACTTCTTCGGTTTGAAGTCATAGGTGAACGCGCGGAAGGCGTAGCGTCCCATATCGTCACCGAGGGTCGCCTCCTGCCACGTTTTGCCGTCGTCAAAGGAGAGCATGACCGCTTTGATGCCCGCGCCGTAGTCGAAGGCAACCCCGCGGATCGTCGCATAGGAGTTGTGGTAGAGCGTTTCGCCGTTTGTCGGGTAGCCGATGAAGGATTTGACATTCATCTTCGTGATCGGCTTGGTCGGAACGTGCTCGCCCGGCTTCTGGCATTCGCAGTCGTTGTCCGGCACGCGGTAGGCCTTGTCCATAAAGAAGAGGTGCTGGTAGTCGCTGGTGACGGTCAGGTTGCTCAGCATTTTGACCCAGCTGTCGGAGTAGGTGCCCGGGATGACGAGGCGGACCGGGTAGCCGTTGAGGTACGGCAGGTCCTCGCCGTTCATCTCATAGGCAACGATGACGTGGTCACCGATCTCCTCAAGGTGCAGTTCGCGGACAAAGTTCGGCGTTTCGTAGTAGGCGGCCGTTTCGGA contains:
- a CDS encoding sulfite:cytochrome C oxidoreductase subunit B, with the translated sequence MKKTIFAALLSLGALNLHAVLNEDVEVPYVPFEIKMGKHFDLVQANCLTCHSFGYILNQGKQSRSFWKEKVEKMVDAFKAPITKEDQALITDYLAEQYGNGQP
- a CDS encoding molybdopterin-dependent oxidoreductase — encoded protein: MKRRSFLKGALAGAGVTALGPEAFAAGQPVDNRKISSIPFPQKRPMITYSDRPPLLESPRYVFAHPVTPNDMFFVRWHMPDIPTHIDLGTFRIKVNGLVERELSLSVDQLKHDFEPVEVYAVLQCGGNSRSAFKPTAGGIQWGSGAMGCARWKGVRLRDILERAGLKKEAEWVGFNGSETAAYYETPNFVRELHLEEIGDHVIVAYEMNGEDLPYLNGYPVRLVIPGTYSDSWVKMLSNLTVTSDYQHLFFMDKAYRVPDNDCECQKPGEHVPTKPITKMNVKSFIGYPTNGETLYHNSYATIRGVAFDYGAGIKAVMLSFDDGKTWQEATLGDDMGRYAFRAFTYDFKPKKYGKQTIMAKAINRAGEEQPFAKDIKWNHGGYKFNGIDVVTVEVV